One Actinomycetota bacterium genomic window carries:
- a CDS encoding ScyD/ScyE family protein gives MRKWSRAITTMASAVLMLSASTALAHPIHLPNLESVQIVVDGVDNPRSLAFDGNGDLYIAAAGAGGTDACTTNDQGLFCSGLTGAVLKVAAADIREASLTPAIPMPVVSGLISMAYPGGSIAHGLHGIAAKDGQTFVVFIGPELIGTAGSETCCQASVQGELREAALAQLGNLMTVSNGTLVKIADVDHFEYTENPVSNPESNPYAVAIDHDGSFVIADAAGNTIVRAQPDGSVSLVAALDDIISGPEGQSIQTVPTGIAIGPDGNYYVSLLAGFHPGFARIVRITPQGVVKTLADGLSMLTSIAMAPGGTLYATEYSNGDLVRVRPDPETPGAYLPAEVILRGQFVTPTAVTVGPDGWVYVSDAGTFPGSYPVINGKIVRFKG, from the coding sequence ATGCGTAAGTGGAGCAGGGCGATCACGACAATGGCCAGCGCGGTTCTGATGTTGTCGGCCTCGACGGCGCTAGCCCACCCGATCCATCTGCCGAACCTGGAGAGCGTCCAGATAGTCGTGGACGGCGTCGACAATCCGCGGAGTCTCGCGTTCGATGGCAACGGGGATCTCTACATCGCAGCCGCGGGTGCCGGTGGAACGGACGCATGCACGACCAACGACCAAGGGCTTTTCTGCAGCGGTCTGACCGGCGCCGTGCTCAAGGTCGCCGCAGCGGATATCCGGGAAGCGTCTCTCACCCCTGCGATCCCGATGCCGGTCGTGAGCGGGCTGATTTCGATGGCGTATCCCGGTGGCTCTATCGCGCACGGCCTCCACGGGATCGCGGCGAAAGATGGACAGACCTTCGTCGTGTTCATCGGTCCCGAACTGATCGGCACGGCGGGCTCAGAGACGTGCTGTCAGGCGAGTGTTCAGGGTGAACTTCGCGAGGCCGCGCTCGCGCAGCTCGGAAACCTGATGACCGTGAGCAACGGCACGCTGGTCAAGATCGCGGACGTCGACCATTTCGAGTACACCGAGAACCCCGTCAGCAATCCGGAGTCCAATCCTTACGCGGTAGCCATCGACCATGACGGGAGTTTCGTCATCGCCGACGCGGCCGGAAACACCATCGTGCGCGCTCAGCCAGACGGTTCGGTAAGTCTCGTAGCAGCGCTGGACGACATCATCTCAGGGCCAGAGGGACAGAGCATCCAGACCGTTCCGACCGGAATCGCGATCGGTCCGGATGGCAACTACTACGTCAGTCTTCTCGCTGGGTTCCATCCTGGGTTCGCGCGAATCGTGCGGATCACTCCGCAAGGTGTGGTGAAGACTCTTGCCGACGGACTCTCGATGCTGACGAGCATCGCGATGGCGCCGGGCGGCACGCTCTATGCCACCGAATACTCAAATGGGGACCTGGTGCGAGTGCGGCCCGACCCCGAGACGCCGGGCGCGTATCTGCCGGCAGAGGTGATCCTTCGAGGCCAGTTCGTCACGCCGACCGCCGTGACGGTCGGTCCCGACGGCTGGGTGTACGTGTCCGACGCCGGAACCTTTCCAGGATCCTATCCCGTCATCAACGGCAAGATCGTGCGGTTCAAAGGTTGA
- a CDS encoding LuxR C-terminal-related transcriptional regulator, with amino-acid sequence MTSRIVPLPIRRETGSPEDLPRHLTSFIGRTTELAVITDLIAAGPLTTLTGPGGCGKTRLALRTAETVADHFANGIVWTDLSAVGGGDALPGALATVAGLRESPPLTITDILVGHFERLKTLIVLDNCEHIIDACAALADELLRRCPALKILATSREPLGIDGETVYLVPPLPTAPEMEDERATTVEEYDGPLLFVERAKRARSNFELTDANARAVAIICRRLDGMPLAIELAAARVRTMGIEQIAEGLDDRFALLTRGSRAATPRHRTLQASLDWSHTLLDGNERALFRRLAVFAGGFSLDGVAAVCEGDPISSRDILPLLTQLVDKSLVTMNDANGRTRYRLLETLREYAREKLDEHPADAVRVSDHHLQHFLHEGQQAEGGLASPDVLEWIERLDVDRENFHAALVWGARAERFELTARLAAALVRYWQHRGRFDEGRAHLEAVLATQVLPTPLRAKIATGAARLALRQWDMAAGEVLAREALTLAREDDDHALAAHALVVLGWAASFTGRRDEARDLFGDGHEYAERSGDPAAIARALCGFAQVPFSTGEWSLSRPFFERSLVEARASGQLDLVLEDLHYLFLVNWMAGRDSEAEACATEGLDLAVRLSDPEFRSQFLSFLAGLRLRSGDVDVARALLDEAWTWAERSGSMFPRSFHQSFLALLARAEGDLEAMIERGRQVAEIALALGVYVPATVLFAYAAEASCLLGKTDEAARYAASAAEARDRATGPLAAAPWAAAVVSFTNGELADAIDRCHDALAFAVSSDSRWFAVEALELLGCSVVGDGDPVEGTRLLAAADTALAHLGWRRSPTLLARYEAAMSTARTALGDTLDGVIAEGRRMNLDEAVAYARRGRGERRRPSSGWESLTPVELDVARLVAQGMTNPQIAERMFVSRATVKAHLGHIFPKLGVATRAELAAEVARRDV; translated from the coding sequence ATGACGAGCCGCATCGTGCCGCTTCCGATCCGGCGGGAGACCGGATCGCCGGAGGATCTCCCGCGACATCTGACCAGCTTCATCGGCCGCACGACCGAGCTTGCAGTCATCACGGATCTGATCGCGGCGGGTCCGCTCACGACACTTACGGGCCCGGGCGGCTGCGGAAAGACGCGGCTCGCGCTAAGGACGGCCGAAACGGTAGCTGACCATTTCGCGAACGGCATCGTATGGACCGATCTCTCGGCCGTCGGCGGAGGCGACGCGCTCCCGGGCGCTCTTGCGACGGTTGCAGGACTGCGCGAATCACCACCCCTTACCATCACCGACATCCTCGTGGGGCATTTCGAGCGCCTCAAGACTCTGATCGTGCTCGACAACTGCGAGCACATCATCGATGCGTGCGCAGCTCTAGCCGACGAACTGTTGCGCCGCTGCCCGGCGCTGAAGATCCTCGCGACGTCGAGAGAGCCACTCGGGATCGACGGCGAGACCGTGTACCTCGTTCCTCCTCTGCCGACCGCTCCCGAAATGGAGGACGAACGGGCGACGACCGTCGAGGAGTACGACGGGCCTCTCCTGTTCGTCGAACGAGCGAAGCGCGCGCGATCAAACTTCGAGCTCACCGACGCGAACGCGCGGGCCGTCGCGATCATCTGCCGGCGTCTGGACGGCATGCCGCTCGCGATCGAACTCGCAGCGGCGCGGGTGCGCACGATGGGGATCGAGCAGATCGCGGAAGGACTCGACGACCGCTTCGCGCTGCTCACGAGGGGATCGCGCGCGGCCACGCCTCGACATCGCACGCTGCAGGCCTCCCTTGACTGGAGTCATACGCTCCTGGACGGCAACGAGCGAGCGCTCTTTCGGCGGTTGGCGGTGTTCGCCGGCGGGTTCTCCCTCGACGGTGTTGCAGCCGTTTGCGAGGGTGACCCCATCTCTTCCAGGGACATCCTTCCCCTGCTCACCCAGCTCGTAGACAAATCGCTCGTGACGATGAACGACGCGAACGGACGGACGAGATATCGGCTCCTCGAGACATTGCGGGAATACGCGCGCGAAAAGCTCGACGAGCATCCCGCTGACGCGGTGCGAGTCAGTGATCACCACCTCCAGCATTTCCTGCACGAGGGCCAGCAGGCGGAGGGTGGATTGGCCAGCCCCGACGTGCTCGAGTGGATCGAACGTCTCGACGTCGATCGCGAAAACTTCCATGCGGCGCTGGTATGGGGCGCCCGAGCGGAGCGCTTCGAATTGACCGCTCGCCTGGCTGCGGCGCTGGTGCGCTATTGGCAGCACCGCGGACGCTTCGACGAAGGGCGAGCCCATCTCGAGGCCGTGCTTGCGACGCAAGTGCTTCCCACTCCGCTCCGCGCAAAGATCGCCACAGGGGCGGCCCGTTTAGCGCTGCGGCAATGGGACATGGCCGCGGGCGAGGTCCTGGCACGCGAAGCCCTCACGCTCGCACGCGAGGACGATGATCACGCGCTGGCGGCGCACGCGCTTGTGGTCCTCGGCTGGGCAGCTTCCTTCACCGGTCGACGCGACGAGGCGAGAGATCTCTTCGGCGACGGCCACGAATACGCTGAGCGGAGTGGCGATCCGGCGGCCATCGCTCGCGCGTTGTGCGGTTTCGCGCAAGTGCCCTTCTCGACGGGAGAATGGAGCTTGAGCCGCCCCTTCTTCGAGCGGTCGCTCGTCGAAGCCCGAGCATCGGGGCAACTGGACCTCGTCCTGGAGGACCTTCATTATCTGTTCCTCGTTAACTGGATGGCAGGACGTGACTCTGAGGCCGAGGCGTGCGCCACGGAAGGACTGGACCTCGCGGTGCGCCTCAGCGACCCCGAATTCCGTTCGCAGTTCCTGAGTTTCCTCGCGGGCTTGCGTCTGCGGTCCGGCGACGTCGACGTGGCCAGAGCGTTGCTCGACGAAGCCTGGACCTGGGCTGAGCGGTCCGGCAGCATGTTTCCACGGAGCTTCCACCAGTCATTCCTCGCGCTTCTGGCACGCGCCGAAGGTGATCTCGAAGCGATGATCGAACGCGGCCGGCAGGTCGCGGAAATCGCTCTCGCACTTGGGGTCTACGTGCCGGCGACCGTCTTGTTCGCGTACGCAGCAGAGGCGTCGTGTTTGCTCGGGAAGACCGACGAGGCAGCACGGTATGCGGCCTCGGCTGCCGAAGCGCGCGATCGTGCAACCGGTCCTCTCGCGGCAGCACCGTGGGCGGCCGCTGTCGTGTCGTTCACCAACGGCGAACTCGCCGACGCGATCGACCGATGTCACGACGCGCTTGCGTTCGCGGTTTCGTCCGACTCACGGTGGTTCGCGGTCGAGGCGCTCGAACTCCTGGGCTGTAGCGTCGTGGGAGACGGCGATCCAGTTGAGGGGACGCGGCTCCTTGCCGCGGCGGACACCGCATTGGCCCACCTCGGCTGGCGCAGGTCTCCTACGCTCCTCGCTCGATACGAGGCAGCGATGAGCACCGCTCGGACGGCGCTGGGTGACACCCTTGACGGCGTCATCGCCGAGGGCAGGCGGATGAATCTCGACGAAGCCGTCGCCTACGCGCGACGGGGCCGCGGGGAACGCCGGCGTCCATCCAGCGGCTGGGAAAGCCTCACGCCCGTCGAGCTCGATGTCGCTCGGCTCGTCGCTCAAGGCATGACCAACCCACAGATCGCGGAACGGATGTTCGTTTCTCGAGCGACAGTGAAAGCACACCTCGGGCACATCTTCCCCAAGCTCGGCGTCGCGACGAGGGCCGAATTGGCAGCCGAGGTCGCCCGCCGGGACGTCTAA
- a CDS encoding toll/interleukin-1 receptor domain-containing protein encodes MTKTPETAGASVHVFLSHASEDRDHAEETARRLGGLGCDVFVASKSLQGGDKWSEEIIAALKRQPGEVVVLVSPRSLDSKWVFAEALVARVLDKRLVPILLDGV; translated from the coding sequence GTGACCAAGACGCCGGAAACGGCAGGTGCGTCCGTGCACGTCTTTCTCAGCCACGCATCCGAAGACAGGGATCACGCCGAGGAGACCGCGAGGCGGCTGGGAGGGCTCGGCTGCGATGTCTTCGTGGCCTCGAAGAGCCTCCAGGGAGGCGATAAGTGGAGCGAAGAGATCATCGCCGCCCTCAAGCGTCAGCCCGGGGAAGTTGTAGTGCTCGTATCGCCGCGCTCGCTGGACAGCAAGTGGGTCTTCGCCGAAGCGCTCGTCGCCCGGGTCCTCGATAAACGACTCGTCCCGATCCTGCTCGATGGCGTTTAG
- the rdgB gene encoding RdgB/HAM1 family non-canonical purine NTP pyrophosphatase, with amino-acid sequence MKPAVVLASRNPGKLREIRTILAEAGVPLAVVSADDFPGWEAPDETEPDYAGNALLKARSLAALAGVATLADDSGIEVDALDGGPGPRSARFAGEAATDEENLKKLIEIVRGVPPEQRTARYRCVAVLVTPDGSESLAEGTVEGTLITEPQGSGGFGYDPIFVPEGDTRTMAELSAEEKDRISHRGKAFRGLVEALRRQPD; translated from the coding sequence GTGAAACCGGCCGTCGTGCTGGCCAGTCGCAACCCCGGCAAGCTCCGAGAGATCCGCACCATCCTCGCCGAGGCGGGCGTGCCGTTAGCGGTTGTATCCGCCGACGACTTCCCCGGCTGGGAAGCCCCCGACGAGACCGAGCCCGACTACGCGGGCAACGCGCTGCTTAAGGCTCGGTCGCTGGCCGCGCTCGCGGGCGTCGCGACGCTGGCGGACGACTCCGGGATCGAGGTCGACGCGCTCGACGGTGGCCCGGGACCTCGATCGGCCCGGTTCGCCGGCGAAGCCGCGACCGACGAGGAGAATCTGAAGAAGCTCATCGAGATCGTGCGGGGCGTGCCACCCGAGCAACGAACGGCTCGATACCGGTGCGTCGCCGTGCTCGTGACACCCGACGGCAGCGAATCGCTCGCAGAAGGGACGGTTGAAGGGACGTTGATCACCGAGCCCCAGGGGAGCGGCGGCTTCGGGTACGACCCGATCTTCGTGCCAGAGGGTGACACCCGCACGATGGCCGAGCTGTCGGCGGAGGAGAAGGACCGCATCAGCCACCGCGGAAAAGCGTTCCGGGGCCTCGTCGAAGCGCTTCGCCGGCAGCCGGATTGA
- the rph gene encoding ribonuclease PH — MRKDGRSPDELRPIRITRNFQEFAEGSCLIELGQTRVLCAASFEEKVPNFLRGSGRGWVTAEYSMLPRSTSTRTSREVSTGRPSGRTQEIQRLIGRSLRAVTLLGGFGEATVTVDCDVLMADGGTRTASITGAYIALYDAFRKMRDAGRLESIPLIEEVAAVSVGIVGGEALLDLPYEEDSTAGVDFNVVMTAGGRFVELQGTAEGEAFDRGQLDGLLDLASGGIEKLVVAQREALGIS; from the coding sequence ATGCGCAAAGACGGCCGGTCACCCGACGAGCTGCGCCCGATCCGCATCACGCGCAACTTCCAGGAGTTCGCCGAAGGCTCGTGCTTGATCGAGCTCGGACAGACGCGCGTGCTGTGCGCCGCTTCGTTCGAGGAGAAGGTCCCGAACTTCTTGCGTGGCAGCGGACGCGGATGGGTAACGGCCGAGTACTCGATGCTCCCGCGATCCACTTCTACGCGGACGTCGCGTGAGGTCTCCACCGGCCGTCCTTCCGGTCGCACGCAAGAGATCCAACGCCTGATCGGCCGTTCGCTCCGCGCCGTCACGCTACTCGGGGGCTTCGGCGAGGCGACGGTAACCGTCGACTGCGACGTGTTGATGGCCGACGGCGGCACGCGGACGGCGTCGATCACCGGCGCGTACATCGCCCTGTACGACGCGTTCCGCAAGATGCGCGATGCCGGGCGCCTCGAAAGCATCCCGCTGATAGAGGAAGTCGCCGCGGTAAGTGTGGGGATAGTGGGCGGCGAAGCCTTGCTCGACCTCCCCTACGAAGAGGACTCGACTGCAGGTGTCGACTTCAACGTGGTCATGACCGCCGGCGGACGCTTCGTCGAGCTGCAGGGAACCGCGGAAGGCGAGGCGTTCGACCGCGGGCAGCTCGACGGCCTGCTCGATCTCGCGTCCGGTGGGATCGAAAAGCTGGTAGTAGCGCAGCGCGAGGCGCTCGGAATCTCGTGA
- a CDS encoding MBL fold metallo-hydrolase, with protein sequence MELIVLGANGTYPRAGGACSGYLVRHEGFTLWMDTGHGTLAHLQEHVAVTDVDAVYISHAHPDHFVDIYPFFYSMFWRDNRKPSVPMYGPRMAHERLSRLLTPRDGQDDFNTMLPWNEFVAGQVLEVGPLRLTGFDSAHSCTNVCLRIEADGKTLTYTGDTGPHPDLAKAATGADLFLCEASWLEAERSIPEPIHLRAREAGEIAASADAKHLVLTHVWPHNDMDQVLEQAAGAFDGPLEIADGNMRWVL encoded by the coding sequence GTGGAGCTGATCGTTCTCGGCGCGAACGGCACCTACCCGCGGGCGGGCGGCGCGTGCTCCGGCTATCTGGTGCGTCACGAGGGATTCACCCTGTGGATGGACACCGGCCACGGCACACTGGCGCACCTGCAAGAGCACGTCGCCGTCACCGACGTGGACGCGGTCTACATCTCGCACGCGCACCCCGACCACTTCGTGGACATCTACCCGTTCTTCTACTCCATGTTCTGGCGGGACAACCGCAAACCGAGCGTCCCCATGTACGGGCCGCGGATGGCGCACGAGCGGCTGAGCCGCTTGCTGACGCCTCGCGACGGCCAAGACGACTTCAACACGATGCTGCCCTGGAACGAATTCGTCGCGGGGCAGGTCTTGGAGGTCGGGCCGCTGCGGCTCACGGGCTTCGACAGCGCGCACTCGTGCACCAACGTTTGCTTGCGGATCGAGGCGGACGGCAAGACGCTTACCTACACCGGAGACACCGGCCCCCATCCCGACCTCGCGAAGGCGGCCACCGGCGCGGATCTGTTCCTGTGCGAGGCGTCTTGGCTCGAGGCGGAGCGATCGATCCCCGAACCCATCCACCTCCGCGCCCGGGAGGCGGGCGAGATCGCGGCGAGCGCCGACGCGAAGCATCTGGTGCTCACCCACGTCTGGCCACATAACGACATGGATCAGGTACTCGAGCAGGCCGCTGGCGCCTTCGATGGCCCGCTCGAGATCGCCGACGGAAACATGCGCTGGGTGCTGTAG
- the murI gene encoding glutamate racemase, which translates to MDPRPIGVFDSGVGGLTVVRAIIDLMPREQVVYFGDTARGPYGPRERDEVRTFASEISDYLVAQDVKLLVVACNSASSAGLDHVHAEHPDRPVIEVIDPAVRAAVKVTRNRRVGVIGTALTIASGAYERALATTHENVTLLGRACPRFVEFVERGETAGPEIIGLARGYLEPLVAEDIDTLILGCTHYPLLTGVLHYVMGHDVALISSAEETAKDVFAELAARDGFRSGPEPRHRFVSSGDPATFQVLGARFLGPEIGAVEERSLGPSDDVRRAV; encoded by the coding sequence ATGGATCCCCGCCCGATAGGCGTATTCGACTCCGGCGTCGGCGGTCTGACCGTCGTGCGCGCGATCATCGACCTCATGCCCCGGGAGCAGGTCGTCTACTTCGGCGACACGGCGCGCGGGCCGTACGGGCCTCGCGAGCGCGACGAGGTCCGCACGTTCGCGTCCGAGATCTCCGACTACCTCGTCGCACAAGATGTGAAGCTGCTCGTAGTGGCTTGCAATTCCGCATCGAGCGCGGGACTCGATCATGTGCACGCCGAACACCCCGATCGTCCCGTCATCGAGGTCATCGACCCGGCCGTGCGCGCGGCGGTGAAAGTCACACGCAACCGCCGGGTCGGCGTGATCGGCACCGCCTTGACGATCGCGTCGGGCGCCTACGAACGAGCCTTGGCCACGACGCACGAGAACGTGACTCTGCTGGGACGGGCGTGCCCGCGGTTCGTCGAATTCGTGGAACGGGGAGAGACCGCTGGGCCGGAGATCATCGGTCTGGCGCGCGGATATCTCGAGCCACTCGTCGCAGAGGACATCGACACGCTGATCCTCGGGTGCACCCACTACCCGCTGCTCACCGGCGTGTTGCACTACGTGATGGGACACGACGTCGCGCTCATCTCGAGCGCCGAGGAGACGGCCAAGGACGTCTTCGCCGAGCTCGCGGCGCGCGACGGGTTCCGTTCGGGACCCGAGCCGCGGCATCGCTTCGTTTCAAGCGGCGACCCGGCGACGTTCCAGGTGCTCGGCGCACGGTTCCTCGGCCCAGAGATCGGCGCGGTCGAGGAACGCTCGCTCGGCCCCTCGGACGACGTGCGGCGGGCGGTCTAG
- a CDS encoding cysteine synthase, producing MRSDDILASIGNTPLVGLPALSPRPGVRVWAKLEGQNPTGSMKDRIALRMIEDAVGSGSLTPDRVVLEPTSGNTGIALAMVCKRKGFRLVCVMPANVSIERRQLLEMYGVEMIFSEAEKGSNGAIALAAEMASSDSKYFMPYQYGNPANPEAHYHGTAEEIIRDLPEVDAFVAGLGTGGTLMGCGRRIKEHNPAAKVIAAEPEYGELVYGLRNLDEGFIPPIVDLSVLDNKIKVSTRQALATTRELLEKEAIFAGISSGAALSVALRFAKGADVRNVVVLLPDGGWKYLSTGAYSGDFEEAAARLEGIVWA from the coding sequence ATGCGATCCGACGACATCCTCGCGTCGATCGGCAACACGCCGCTCGTCGGCCTCCCCGCGCTCTCGCCGCGTCCCGGCGTGCGTGTGTGGGCGAAGCTCGAGGGCCAGAACCCGACCGGCTCGATGAAGGACCGCATCGCGCTTCGCATGATCGAGGATGCGGTTGGGTCCGGATCGCTCACGCCGGACCGAGTCGTGCTCGAGCCGACGTCGGGGAACACGGGGATCGCGCTGGCGATGGTGTGCAAGCGCAAGGGCTTCCGGCTGGTGTGCGTGATGCCGGCGAACGTCTCGATCGAACGGCGGCAGCTGCTCGAGATGTACGGCGTCGAGATGATCTTTTCCGAGGCGGAGAAGGGATCCAACGGTGCGATCGCTTTGGCGGCCGAGATGGCGTCGTCGGACTCCAAGTACTTCATGCCGTACCAGTACGGCAATCCGGCCAACCCCGAGGCTCACTACCACGGCACGGCGGAGGAGATCATCCGCGATCTGCCGGAGGTGGATGCGTTCGTCGCCGGCCTCGGCACGGGCGGCACCCTGATGGGATGTGGACGCCGCATCAAGGAGCACAATCCCGCCGCGAAGGTGATCGCTGCCGAACCGGAATACGGCGAGCTGGTCTACGGCCTGCGCAACCTCGATGAAGGTTTCATCCCGCCGATCGTCGATCTGTCCGTGCTCGACAACAAGATCAAGGTATCGACGCGGCAGGCGCTGGCGACGACGCGCGAGCTCCTCGAGAAGGAGGCCATCTTCGCGGGGATCTCCTCGGGCGCGGCGCTGTCGGTCGCGCTGCGATTCGCGAAGGGTGCCGACGTGCGTAATGTCGTGGTCCTGCTGCCGGACGGCGGATGGAAGTACCTCTCGACCGGCGCGTACTCGGGCGACTTCGAGGAGGCGGCCGCGCGGCTCGAGGGGATCGTGTGGGCGTGA
- a CDS encoding MoaD/ThiS family protein, whose translation MAVEVRIPTILRKHTGGAKAVEAKGSTLREVVDELDANHPGIKGAIVTDAGEIHRFINIYLNDEDIRFSGALETPVADGDVVSILPAVAGGR comes from the coding sequence ATGGCGGTGGAGGTACGGATACCGACGATCCTCCGGAAGCACACCGGAGGCGCCAAGGCCGTCGAGGCCAAAGGCTCGACCTTGCGTGAGGTCGTGGACGAGCTCGACGCGAACCATCCCGGCATCAAGGGAGCGATCGTTACCGACGCCGGCGAGATCCACCGGTTCATCAACATCTACCTCAACGACGAGGACATCCGGTTCTCCGGCGCGCTCGAGACGCCCGTCGCAGACGGCGACGTGGTCTCGATCCTGCCCGCGGTGGCCGGCGGGCGCTGA
- a CDS encoding M67 family metallopeptidase — protein sequence MASEMIEHAQAEYPKEACGILGGSDGEAMKLYRLTNVDPDPVMRYNADPKELKHVTDDIYDEDWDVVGIYHSHTHSPAFPSPTDVDRAFYPDASYVLVSLQDRQRPDLRAFRIIEGKITEMKVERTEDGRG from the coding sequence ATGGCGAGCGAGATGATCGAGCATGCGCAGGCCGAGTACCCGAAAGAGGCGTGCGGGATCCTCGGAGGATCCGACGGAGAGGCCATGAAGCTGTACCGGCTGACCAACGTGGATCCCGATCCGGTCATGCGCTACAACGCCGACCCCAAAGAGCTGAAGCACGTGACCGACGACATCTACGACGAGGACTGGGACGTGGTCGGGATCTACCACTCGCACACCCACTCGCCGGCTTTCCCCTCGCCGACCGACGTCGACCGGGCGTTCTACCCGGATGCCTCCTACGTTCTGGTGTCGCTCCAGGACCGCCAACGTCCCGATCTACGCGCGTTCCGTATCATCGAAGGGAAGATCACGGAGATGAAAGTTGAACGGACCGAGGACGGACGGGGATAG
- the selD gene encoding selenide, water dikinase SelD, giving the protein MATQEIRLTSFSHGAGCACKLGPADLAKVLERLQPSGATPDPALLVGTDTGDDAAVYRLDDKIALVFTTDFFTPIVDDPYDWGRIAAANALSDVYAMGGRPLLCLNLVCWPSETLPLELLARVLDGGSAVAAEAGALVAGGHTIDDAEPKYGMAVIGLADPERVVTNAAVQPGDILVLTKPLGIGAITTGIKRGLTPPELVERAVTTMTRLNRGASEAMLAAGVLAATDVTGFGLLGHLHKMMLASGVAADIGAQAVPVLEGARDLVAAGAVAGGTKRNIAFVAPWVRFDDAVAEEDRVLLADAQTSGGLLIACPSDRLTDLRSGLAGRGESGAGIGRVVVGTPGSIRVGL; this is encoded by the coding sequence GTGGCGACGCAAGAGATCCGCCTGACGAGCTTCAGCCACGGCGCCGGCTGTGCGTGCAAGCTCGGCCCGGCCGATCTCGCGAAGGTGCTCGAGCGCCTGCAGCCGAGCGGCGCGACGCCCGATCCGGCGCTCCTCGTCGGCACCGACACCGGCGACGACGCGGCGGTGTACAGGCTGGACGACAAGATCGCGCTGGTCTTCACGACCGACTTTTTCACGCCGATCGTCGACGACCCGTACGACTGGGGTCGCATCGCCGCCGCGAACGCGCTGAGCGATGTCTATGCGATGGGGGGACGGCCGTTGCTCTGTCTCAACCTCGTCTGCTGGCCGTCCGAGACGCTGCCGCTCGAGCTTCTCGCGCGCGTGCTCGACGGCGGCAGCGCCGTCGCGGCCGAGGCGGGTGCGCTCGTCGCCGGAGGCCACACGATCGACGACGCCGAGCCGAAGTACGGGATGGCGGTGATCGGGCTCGCCGACCCCGAGCGCGTCGTCACCAACGCCGCTGTCCAGCCGGGCGACATCCTCGTGCTCACCAAGCCGCTCGGGATCGGCGCGATCACCACGGGGATCAAACGCGGCCTCACGCCGCCCGAACTCGTCGAGCGGGCGGTCACGACCATGACCCGGCTGAACCGCGGAGCGTCGGAAGCGATGCTCGCAGCCGGCGTGCTCGCCGCGACCGACGTCACGGGGTTCGGCCTGCTCGGCCACCTTCACAAGATGATGCTGGCCTCGGGCGTCGCGGCCGACATCGGCGCACAGGCGGTGCCGGTTCTCGAGGGCGCCCGCGATCTGGTCGCCGCGGGAGCCGTCGCCGGCGGTACCAAGCGGAACATCGCCTTCGTCGCTCCGTGGGTCCGGTTCGACGACGCCGTCGCCGAGGAAGACCGGGTCCTTCTCGCCGACGCTCAGACTTCGGGTGGCCTCCTCATCGCGTGTCCTTCGGACCGGTTGACCGACCTGCGGTCGGGTCTGGCCGGCCGGGGTGAGTCCGGCGCCGGGATCGGTCGAGTCGTGGTCGGCACACCCGGGTCCATCCGGGTAGGGCTCTGA
- a CDS encoding alpha/beta hydrolase encodes MIDGRHLDERRSLDRRALLGGIRTPVLIVHGSRDELVPFEWSRTALPLLPAGSELRIVRGADHVFHKQLRRFIRPTRQWFRAWQYAARR; translated from the coding sequence GTGATCGACGGCCGGCACCTCGATGAGCGGCGCTCGCTCGACCGCCGTGCTCTCCTCGGAGGGATCCGCACGCCGGTCCTGATCGTGCACGGATCGCGCGACGAGCTCGTGCCTTTCGAATGGTCGCGGACGGCGCTGCCGCTCCTGCCGGCCGGGTCGGAGCTGAGGATCGTGCGGGGAGCGGATCACGTCTTTCACAAGCAACTGCGGAGATTCATCCGTCCCACGCGACAGTGGTTCCGCGCGTGGCAATATGCCGCGAGGAGGTAG
- a CDS encoding alpha/beta fold hydrolase produces MTAERVEFRNARGLKLVGDLTPGGDAAVVLCHGFTGDRHEDGRFDIAARALNKDGFTVLTFDFAGSGESDDLPITVAGEVEDLRAALAFVRDRGAEQVAVLGLSLGAEVAAHVAADEQIDALVFWAPVTAPSSDRTVWYSRVQLE; encoded by the coding sequence GTGACGGCCGAGCGGGTCGAGTTCCGCAACGCCCGCGGCCTCAAGCTGGTCGGAGACCTGACGCCCGGTGGGGACGCCGCGGTGGTGCTGTGTCATGGCTTCACCGGGGACCGGCACGAAGACGGACGCTTCGACATCGCCGCCCGAGCGCTAAACAAGGACGGGTTCACGGTCCTCACGTTCGATTTCGCAGGCAGCGGCGAAAGCGACGACCTTCCGATCACCGTCGCCGGCGAGGTCGAGGATCTCCGGGCGGCGCTGGCGTTCGTGCGCGACCGCGGCGCCGAGCAGGTTGCCGTGCTCGGGCTATCGCTCGGCGCGGAGGTCGCCGCGCACGTTGCCGCGGACGAACAGATCGACGCGCTCGTCTTCTGGGCGCCGGTCACCGCGCCGTCGTCGGATCGGACGGTCTGGTACTCGCGCGTGCAGCTCGAATAG